One region of Caldimonas thermodepolymerans genomic DNA includes:
- a CDS encoding Maf family protein produces MSRTLHDFVYLASQSPRRRQLLEQIGVRYELLLPDPHEDAEALELPLPREAPLRYVERVTRAKLAAARTRLQRRGGVAAPILCSDTTVALGGRILGKPQDAAEAAAMLHALSGREHRVLTAVALGHGRRTQCLVNVSRVKFAPLSRAEVDRYVASGEPMGKAGAYAIQSQAAAWIERIAGSYSGIMGLPLFETAQLLRRFGVRF; encoded by the coding sequence ATGAGCCGCACGCTGCACGACTTCGTCTACCTCGCCTCGCAAAGCCCGCGACGTCGCCAGCTGCTGGAGCAGATCGGCGTGCGCTACGAACTGCTGCTGCCCGACCCGCACGAGGACGCCGAGGCGCTCGAGCTGCCGCTGCCGCGCGAGGCGCCGTTGCGCTACGTCGAGCGCGTCACGCGCGCCAAGCTGGCCGCCGCCCGCACGCGCCTGCAGCGGCGCGGCGGCGTGGCCGCACCCATCCTGTGCTCGGACACCACGGTGGCGCTGGGCGGGCGCATCCTCGGCAAGCCGCAGGACGCGGCCGAGGCAGCGGCGATGCTGCACGCGCTGTCGGGCCGCGAGCACCGGGTGCTGACCGCGGTGGCGCTGGGCCACGGCCGGCGCACGCAGTGCCTGGTCAACGTCTCGCGCGTGAAGTTCGCGCCGCTGTCGCGTGCCGAGGTGGATCGCTACGTGGCCAGCGGCGAGCCGATGGGCAAGGCGGGCGCCTACGCCATCCAGAGCCAGGCCGCCGCCTGGATCGAGCGCATCGCCGGAAGTTACTCCGGTATCATGGGTTTGCCTCTGTTCGAGACGGCGCAGCTGTTGCGGCGCTTCGGCGTCAGGTTCTGA
- a CDS encoding YeeE/YedE family protein: MPDVDLSSIAAQVLWAAFALSVAFGAIAQRTHFCTMGAVADIVNMGDWTRMRMWVMAIGVAIIGFNAMVGLGWVDASKTVYGGPRLMWLSALVGGFLFGFGMVLGSGCGSKTLIRIGGGNLKSLVVFLVLGLSAYATLRGITGVLRVNTVDRASAMLPVAQDLPTLLNAATGWSKATLAWVLGLGLGGACLAWALATPDGRAGNTVLGGLGIGAVIVGVWWVSGVLGYVPEDPDTLEEAFLATNSRRMESLSFVGPVSYTIDWLLYFSDTSRVLTVGIVSVFGVVVGSALHAMATRSFRWEGFRDVEDMANHLIGGVLMGVGGVTALGCTIGQGLSGISTLNLSSFLALAAILAGAVAALKYQGWRMERLL, from the coding sequence ATGCCGGACGTTGATCTTTCCTCCATCGCAGCCCAGGTCCTCTGGGCTGCTTTTGCGCTGTCCGTTGCCTTTGGCGCGATTGCCCAGCGCACCCACTTCTGCACCATGGGCGCGGTGGCCGACATCGTCAACATGGGCGACTGGACCCGCATGCGCATGTGGGTCATGGCCATCGGCGTGGCCATCATCGGGTTCAACGCGATGGTCGGCCTCGGCTGGGTCGATGCCTCCAAGACCGTCTACGGCGGGCCGCGCCTGATGTGGCTGTCGGCCCTGGTCGGTGGCTTCCTGTTCGGTTTCGGCATGGTGCTGGGCTCCGGTTGCGGCAGCAAGACGCTGATCCGCATCGGCGGCGGCAACCTCAAGTCGCTGGTGGTGTTCCTCGTGCTCGGCCTGAGCGCCTATGCCACGCTGCGCGGCATCACCGGGGTGCTGCGCGTCAACACCGTCGACCGGGCGAGTGCCATGCTGCCCGTGGCGCAGGACCTGCCGACCCTGCTGAATGCGGCCACCGGCTGGTCCAAGGCCACGCTCGCCTGGGTGCTGGGACTGGGGCTGGGCGGGGCCTGCCTGGCCTGGGCGCTGGCCACGCCGGACGGGCGTGCCGGCAACACCGTGCTCGGTGGCCTGGGCATCGGCGCGGTGATCGTCGGCGTGTGGTGGGTGTCGGGCGTGCTGGGCTACGTCCCCGAGGATCCCGACACGTTGGAGGAGGCGTTCCTCGCCACCAACTCGCGGCGCATGGAGTCGCTCAGCTTTGTCGGGCCGGTCAGCTACACGATCGACTGGCTGCTCTATTTCAGCGACACCAGCCGCGTACTGACCGTCGGCATCGTCTCGGTGTTCGGCGTGGTGGTCGGCTCGGCGCTGCATGCGATGGCCACGCGCAGCTTCCGCTGGGAAGGCTTCCGTGACGTGGAGGACATGGCCAACCACCTGATCGGCGGCGTGCTGATGGGCGTGGGGGGCGTGACGGCGCTGGGCTGCACCATCGGGCAGGGGCTGTCGGGCATCTCGACGCTGAACCTGTCCAGCTTCCTCGCGCTCGCGGCCATCCTGGCCGGCGCCGTCGCGGCGCTGAAGTACCAGGGCTGGCGCATGGAGCGGCTGCTCTGA
- a CDS encoding YebC/PmpR family DNA-binding transcriptional regulator: MAGHSKWANIQHRKSRQDEKRGRIWTRVIREIIVAARQGGGDPNANPRLRLAIDKAKAANMPADTIKRNIDKATGNLEGTTYEEIRYEGYGIGGAAVMVDCMTDNRVRTVAEVRHAFSKHGGNLGTDGSVAFQFKHCGQFVFAPGTSEDKVMEVALEAGAEDVITGDDGSIEVLCAPGDFEAVRNALKAGGLKPEIAEVTMRAENTVALSGEDALKMQKLLDALEDLDDVQEVYHNAELDL, encoded by the coding sequence ATGGCTGGTCATTCCAAGTGGGCCAACATCCAGCACCGTAAGAGCCGCCAGGACGAGAAGCGCGGCCGCATCTGGACCCGCGTGATCCGCGAGATCATCGTCGCCGCCCGCCAGGGCGGGGGCGACCCGAACGCCAACCCGCGGCTGCGGCTGGCGATCGACAAGGCCAAGGCCGCCAACATGCCGGCCGACACCATCAAGCGCAACATCGACAAGGCCACCGGCAACCTCGAGGGCACGACCTACGAGGAAATCCGCTACGAGGGCTACGGCATCGGCGGCGCTGCGGTGATGGTCGACTGCATGACCGACAACCGCGTGCGCACCGTGGCCGAGGTGCGCCATGCGTTCAGCAAGCACGGCGGCAACCTGGGCACCGACGGCTCGGTGGCCTTCCAGTTCAAGCACTGCGGGCAGTTCGTGTTCGCGCCCGGCACCAGCGAGGACAAGGTGATGGAAGTCGCGCTGGAAGCCGGGGCCGAGGACGTCATCACCGGCGACGACGGCTCCATCGAGGTGCTGTGCGCCCCGGGCGACTTCGAGGCGGTGCGCAACGCGCTGAAGGCCGGCGGGCTGAAGCCCGAGATCGCCGAAGTCACGATGCGTGCCGAGAACACCGTCGCCCTGAGCGGCGAGGATGCGCTGAAGATGCAGAAGCTGCTGGACGCCCTCGAGGACCTGGACGACGTCCAGGAGGTCTACCACAACGCCGAGCTCGACCTATGA
- the tolB gene encoding Tol-Pal system beta propeller repeat protein TolB has protein sequence MNYWSRRRFLSVPAALTAGPALAQFRVDISGVGATQFPIAIAPFRGEAGWTQQVSRIVRADLERSGQFRGIDVSDTGLDENARPVPQDWRGRGADALVAGSLTKLADGRVDVRFKLWDTVRGLDLGGQAYAVVEADLRLVAHRIADYVYEKLTGEKGVFATRIAYVTQAARRYTLWVADSDGEGAQVALSSGEPIISPAWSPDGQELAYVSFEAKKPIVYVQDVASGRRRPVAAYKGSNSAPAWSPDGRTLAVVLTRDGLSQIYAVNADGGNLRRLATSSGIDTEPAWSPDGSQIYFVSDRGGSPQIYRMPASGGAAQRVTFTGNYNISPAISPDGRWMAYVTRTSGGAFQLQLMELASGTVTSISETSDDESPSFAPNSRLILYATRSQGRNVLMTTTLDGKIKATLLSNRGDVLEPVWGPFLR, from the coding sequence ATGAATTACTGGTCCCGTCGCCGCTTTTTGTCCGTTCCGGCTGCCCTGACGGCCGGCCCCGCATTGGCGCAGTTCCGGGTCGACATCTCCGGCGTCGGCGCCACGCAGTTCCCGATCGCGATCGCCCCGTTCCGTGGCGAGGCCGGCTGGACGCAGCAGGTTTCGCGCATCGTGCGTGCCGACCTCGAGCGCAGCGGCCAGTTCCGCGGCATCGACGTCTCCGACACCGGGCTGGACGAGAACGCCCGCCCCGTGCCCCAGGACTGGCGTGGCCGGGGCGCCGACGCGCTGGTCGCGGGCAGCCTCACCAAGCTGGCCGACGGCCGCGTCGACGTGCGCTTCAAGCTGTGGGACACGGTGCGCGGCCTCGACCTGGGGGGCCAGGCCTACGCGGTCGTGGAAGCCGACCTGCGCCTCGTGGCACACCGCATCGCCGACTACGTGTACGAGAAGCTGACCGGCGAGAAGGGCGTGTTCGCCACGCGCATCGCCTACGTCACGCAGGCGGCGCGCCGCTACACGCTGTGGGTCGCCGATTCCGACGGGGAGGGCGCGCAGGTCGCGCTGTCCAGCGGCGAGCCCATCATCTCCCCGGCCTGGTCGCCCGACGGCCAGGAGCTGGCCTACGTGTCGTTCGAGGCCAAGAAGCCCATCGTCTACGTGCAGGACGTCGCCAGCGGCCGGCGTCGCCCGGTGGCGGCCTACAAGGGCTCGAACAGTGCCCCCGCCTGGTCGCCGGACGGCCGCACGCTGGCCGTGGTGCTGACCCGCGACGGCCTGTCGCAGATCTACGCGGTCAACGCCGACGGCGGCAACCTGCGCCGCCTGGCCACCAGCTCGGGCATCGACACCGAGCCGGCCTGGTCGCCGGACGGCAGCCAGATCTACTTCGTCAGCGACCGCGGCGGCTCGCCGCAGATCTACCGCATGCCGGCCTCGGGCGGCGCGGCCCAGCGCGTGACCTTCACCGGCAACTACAACATCAGCCCGGCGATCAGTCCCGACGGGCGCTGGATGGCCTACGTCACCCGCACCAGCGGGGGCGCCTTTCAGCTGCAGCTGATGGAGCTGGCCAGCGGCACGGTCACCTCGATCTCCGAGACCAGCGACGACGAAAGCCCGAGCTTCGCGCCGAACAGCCGGCTGATCCTCTACGCCACCCGCTCCCAGGGACGCAACGTGTTGATGACCACCACGCTCGATGGCAAGATCAAAGCCACTCTGCTGTCCAATCGGGGCGACGTCCTCGAGCCCGTCTGGGGACCTTTCCTGCGCTGA
- the rlmH gene encoding 23S rRNA (pseudouridine(1915)-N(3))-methyltransferase RlmH: MKLVVVAVGQRMPAWADAAYDDYAKRFPPELRLELKAVKTEPRTGGKPVEALMAAERSRIEAALPKGARVVVLDERGDRVTTVQLSARLKAWMHDGRDVALLIGGPDGLDPALRESADERLRLSDLTLPHAFVRVLLAEQLYRAWSVMVGHPYHRE; encoded by the coding sequence ATGAAGCTCGTCGTCGTGGCGGTCGGCCAGCGCATGCCGGCGTGGGCGGACGCGGCCTACGACGACTACGCCAAGCGCTTTCCGCCCGAGCTGCGGCTGGAGCTGAAGGCGGTCAAGACCGAGCCGCGCACCGGTGGCAAGCCGGTCGAGGCCCTGATGGCAGCCGAGCGCAGCCGCATCGAGGCCGCGCTGCCCAAGGGCGCGCGCGTGGTCGTGCTCGACGAGCGCGGCGACCGTGTCACCACCGTGCAGCTGTCGGCGCGCCTGAAGGCCTGGATGCACGACGGCCGCGACGTGGCCTTGCTGATCGGCGGCCCCGACGGCCTGGACCCGGCGCTGCGCGAGTCGGCCGACGAGCGCCTGCGCCTGTCCGACCTGACCCTGCCGCACGCCTTCGTGCGGGTCCTGCTGGCCGAGCAGCTGTACCGCGCCTGGTCGGTGATGGTCGGCCATCCCTACCACCGCGAATGA
- the hemF gene encoding oxygen-dependent coproporphyrinogen oxidase yields the protein MNTQEVRNYLLDLQERIVRTMEAEDGSAFLRDAWQRPAGGRLEGDGISRVIEEGGLLERGGCNFSHVKGPQLPPSATQHRPELAGAPFEALGVSLVFHPRNPYVPTVHMNVRMLAAQPADGPMVTWFGGGMDLTPCYGFEEDARHFHAVCRRALAPFGEDKYPRFKRWCDEYFFLKHRNEPRGIGGIFYDDFTEGGFETGFAMMRSVGDAFLDAYLPIVQRRRDTPYGERERDFQAFRRGRYVEFNLVWDRGTLFGLQSGGRTESILMSMPPVVKWRYDWRPDPGTPEARLYSDFLVARDWA from the coding sequence GTGAACACGCAAGAGGTCCGCAACTACCTGCTCGACCTGCAGGAACGCATCGTCCGGACCATGGAGGCCGAGGACGGCAGCGCGTTCCTGCGCGACGCCTGGCAGCGCCCGGCCGGCGGCCGCCTGGAAGGCGACGGCATCTCGCGCGTGATCGAGGAGGGCGGCCTGCTCGAGCGCGGCGGCTGCAACTTCTCGCATGTCAAGGGCCCGCAGCTGCCGCCTTCGGCGACGCAGCACCGTCCCGAGCTGGCCGGCGCGCCGTTCGAGGCGCTGGGCGTGTCGCTGGTGTTCCACCCGCGCAACCCCTACGTGCCGACCGTGCACATGAACGTGCGCATGCTGGCCGCGCAGCCGGCAGACGGGCCGATGGTGACCTGGTTCGGCGGCGGCATGGACCTCACGCCCTGCTACGGCTTCGAGGAGGACGCGCGCCACTTCCACGCCGTGTGCCGGCGCGCGCTGGCCCCCTTCGGCGAGGACAAGTACCCGCGCTTCAAGCGCTGGTGCGACGAGTACTTCTTCCTCAAGCACCGCAACGAGCCGCGCGGCATCGGCGGCATCTTCTACGATGACTTCACCGAGGGCGGCTTCGAGACCGGCTTTGCGATGATGCGCTCGGTGGGTGACGCCTTCCTCGACGCCTACCTGCCCATCGTGCAGCGCCGGCGCGACACGCCCTACGGCGAGCGCGAGCGCGACTTCCAGGCGTTCCGGCGCGGGCGCTACGTCGAGTTCAACCTGGTGTGGGACCGCGGCACGCTGTTCGGCCTGCAGTCGGGCGGGCGCACCGAATCGATCCTGATGTCGATGCCGCCGGTCGTGAAGTGGCGCTACGACTGGCGCCCCGACCCCGGCACGCCCGAGGCGCGGCTGTACAGCGACTTCCTGGTCGCGCGTGACTGGGCCTGA
- the ybgF gene encoding tol-pal system protein YbgF produces MYRFLPRLASGATVRAALLALAVAGSAPAHALFGDDEARRAILDLRQKFEQANEQHRNEQQRLAEQLDMVRRSLLELNNQLEQMRNEIAQMRGQDEEMARQLAEMQRRQTDLSQGIEERIRQIEPQKTVVDGKEFLARPEEKRDYEAALDLFRKGAFAEAAEAFQSFQRRYPGSGYNEVVLYWLGNAQYGKRDYKNAMATFRSMVALAPTHPRAPEAMLSIAMCQIELKDRPGARRTLEELIKAHPQSEAAAEAKERLVALR; encoded by the coding sequence ATGTACCGCTTCCTTCCCCGCCTGGCGTCCGGGGCCACCGTGCGCGCCGCACTGCTGGCCCTGGCCGTCGCCGGCTCGGCGCCGGCTCACGCGCTGTTCGGCGACGACGAGGCGCGCCGCGCCATCCTGGACCTGCGCCAGAAGTTCGAGCAGGCCAACGAACAGCATCGCAACGAACAGCAGCGCCTGGCCGAGCAGCTCGACATGGTGCGCCGCAGCCTGCTGGAACTGAACAACCAGCTCGAGCAGATGCGCAACGAGATCGCGCAGATGCGCGGGCAGGACGAGGAGATGGCGCGCCAGCTGGCCGAGATGCAGCGCCGGCAGACCGACCTGTCGCAAGGCATCGAGGAGCGCATCCGCCAGATCGAGCCGCAGAAGACCGTGGTCGACGGCAAGGAGTTCCTCGCGCGGCCGGAGGAAAAGCGCGACTACGAAGCCGCGCTCGACCTGTTCCGCAAAGGCGCGTTCGCCGAGGCGGCGGAGGCGTTCCAGTCGTTCCAGCGGCGCTATCCGGGCAGCGGCTACAACGAGGTGGTGCTGTACTGGCTCGGCAACGCCCAGTACGGCAAGCGCGACTACAAGAACGCGATGGCCACGTTCCGCAGCATGGTCGCGCTGGCGCCCACGCATCCGCGTGCGCCCGAGGCCATGCTGTCGATCGCGATGTGCCAGATCGAGCTGAAGGACCGTCCCGGCGCGCGCCGCACGCTCGAAGAGCTGATCAAGGCCCATCCCCAGAGCGAGGCCGCGGCCGAAGCCAAGGAACGCCTGGTGGCCCTGCGCTGA
- the pal gene encoding peptidoglycan-associated lipoprotein Pal, whose product MKLRTASSVLAAACMLAVLAGCGSSVKLDETPVESRTGTPVDQVGGAQGGRAAQSQVSSVDLAGQQDAANQLGRVVYFDFDSYVIKDEYQPIIASYARTLSGNADRRVTIEGHTDERGGREYNLALGQKRAEAVRKALALLGVRDSQMEAVSYGEERPAVQGYGEEAWAKNRRAELNLR is encoded by the coding sequence ATGAAACTTCGCACTGCCTCTTCCGTGCTGGCGGCTGCATGCATGCTCGCGGTGCTGGCGGGCTGCGGGTCCAGCGTGAAACTCGACGAAACCCCGGTGGAAAGCCGCACCGGCACGCCGGTGGACCAGGTCGGCGGGGCGCAGGGCGGTCGCGCCGCGCAATCGCAGGTGTCGTCGGTCGACCTGGCCGGCCAGCAAGACGCCGCCAACCAGCTCGGCCGGGTCGTCTACTTCGACTTCGACAGCTACGTCATCAAGGACGAATACCAGCCGATCATCGCTTCCTATGCGCGCACGCTGAGCGGCAACGCCGACCGTCGCGTGACCATCGAAGGCCACACCGACGAGCGCGGCGGACGCGAGTACAACCTGGCCCTGGGCCAGAAGCGTGCCGAGGCGGTGCGCAAGGCGCTGGCGCTGCTGGGCGTGCGCGACAGCCAGATGGAAGCGGTCAGCTACGGCGAGGAACGTCCTGCGGTGCAGGGCTACGGCGAGGAAGCCTGGGCCAAGAACCGTCGCGCGGAGCTGAACCTGCGTTGA
- the rsfS gene encoding ribosome silencing factor, with protein MDIRKLQRAIVDGLEDVKAQDIQVFNTEHLSPLFERVIIASGTSNRQTRALAASVRDSVRDKGFKVLRVEGEENGEWIIVDCGPAVVHIMQPNIRQYYNLEEIWGEKPVRVKLGEAKGLPRASVEADDGPEAAPAAKKAVARKAPAKTTPAAKKAATKAPAAKKAAAKSARPAAKKAAAKAPAKKAPAAKKAPAVKKVVVAKKAAAKAPAKTAGKAAAKQAGTARKTTARKA; from the coding sequence ATGGACATCCGCAAACTGCAGCGCGCCATCGTCGATGGCCTGGAAGACGTCAAGGCCCAGGACATCCAGGTGTTCAACACCGAGCACCTTTCGCCGTTGTTCGAGCGCGTCATCATCGCTTCGGGCACCTCGAACCGGCAGACCCGGGCCCTGGCCGCCAGCGTGCGCGACAGCGTGCGCGACAAGGGCTTCAAGGTGCTGCGGGTCGAGGGCGAGGAAAACGGCGAGTGGATCATCGTCGACTGCGGCCCTGCCGTCGTGCACATCATGCAGCCCAACATCCGCCAGTACTACAACCTGGAGGAGATCTGGGGCGAGAAGCCGGTGCGCGTGAAGCTGGGCGAGGCCAAGGGCCTGCCGCGCGCCTCGGTCGAGGCGGACGACGGGCCCGAGGCCGCACCGGCCGCGAAGAAGGCCGTGGCGCGCAAGGCACCGGCGAAGACGACACCTGCGGCGAAGAAGGCCGCCACCAAGGCCCCGGCGGCGAAGAAGGCGGCAGCGAAGTCCGCCCGGCCCGCCGCGAAGAAGGCCGCGGCCAAGGCGCCGGCGAAGAAGGCTCCCGCAGCGAAGAAGGCACCTGCAGTGAAGAAGGTGGTCGTCGCGAAGAAGGCGGCCGCCAAGGCGCCCGCGAAGACGGCGGGCAAGGCCGCCGCGAAGCAGGCCGGCACCGCCCGCAAGACGACCGCGCGCAAGGCATGA
- the purD gene encoding phosphoribosylamine--glycine ligase: MKVLVIGSGGREHALAWKLAQSPRAPKVFVAPGNGGTALDPQLRNVEITDPQALADFAASEGVDLTVVGPEAPLAAGVVDLFRARGLRIFGPTRAAARLESSKAYAKEFMRRHNIPTAAHETFSDAAQAHAYVDRIGAPIVIKADGLAAGKGVVVASTLAEAHEAVDWMLLDNKLGVQHNDGGARVVIEEFLQGEEASFIVLCDGRNVLPLATSQDHKRLLDGDQGPNTGGMGAYSPAPVVTPNVHARVMQEIILPTIAGMAKDGIPYTGFLYAGLMIDAEGQPKTLEFNCRMGDPETQPILMRLKSDLLEVLLAATDGTLDQVELQWDRRAALGVVMAAQGYPLQPRKGDVITGLPAPQPDAMVFHAGTATRDGQTVTSGGRVLCVTALGDSVKAAQQRAYQAMHGIHFDGMQFRSDIGYRAIKR, translated from the coding sequence ATGAAGGTGCTCGTCATCGGCTCGGGCGGTCGCGAGCACGCGCTGGCCTGGAAGCTGGCGCAATCGCCCCGCGCCCCGAAGGTGTTCGTCGCGCCGGGCAACGGCGGCACCGCGCTCGACCCGCAGCTGCGCAACGTCGAGATCACCGACCCGCAGGCGCTGGCCGACTTCGCCGCAAGCGAGGGGGTGGACCTGACCGTGGTCGGGCCGGAAGCCCCGCTGGCGGCCGGCGTGGTCGACCTGTTCCGCGCCCGGGGCCTGCGCATCTTCGGCCCGACCCGCGCGGCGGCGCGCCTGGAAAGCTCCAAGGCCTACGCCAAGGAATTCATGCGCCGCCACAACATCCCGACTGCGGCGCACGAGACCTTCAGCGATGCGGCCCAGGCGCACGCCTACGTCGACCGCATCGGTGCGCCCATCGTGATCAAGGCCGACGGCCTGGCAGCAGGCAAGGGCGTGGTGGTCGCTTCCACGCTGGCCGAGGCGCACGAGGCCGTCGACTGGATGCTGCTCGACAACAAGCTGGGCGTGCAGCACAACGACGGTGGCGCGCGCGTCGTGATCGAGGAGTTCCTGCAGGGCGAGGAAGCCAGCTTCATCGTGCTGTGCGACGGCCGCAACGTGCTGCCGCTGGCCACCAGCCAGGACCACAAGCGCCTGCTCGACGGCGACCAGGGGCCCAACACCGGCGGCATGGGCGCGTACTCGCCGGCGCCGGTGGTCACGCCCAACGTGCACGCCCGCGTGATGCAGGAGATCATCCTGCCGACCATCGCCGGCATGGCCAAGGACGGCATCCCGTACACCGGCTTCCTCTATGCCGGCCTGATGATCGACGCCGAGGGCCAGCCCAAGACGCTGGAGTTCAACTGCCGCATGGGCGACCCCGAGACCCAGCCGATCCTGATGCGCCTCAAGAGCGACCTGCTCGAGGTGCTGCTGGCCGCCACCGACGGCACCCTGGACCAGGTCGAGCTGCAATGGGACCGGCGTGCCGCGCTGGGCGTGGTGATGGCCGCGCAGGGCTACCCGCTGCAGCCGCGCAAGGGCGACGTGATCACCGGGCTGCCCGCGCCGCAGCCGGACGCCATGGTGTTCCACGCCGGCACCGCGACCCGCGACGGGCAGACCGTCACCTCCGGCGGCCGGGTGCTGTGCGTCACGGCACTGGGCGATTCGGTCAAGGCCGCGCAGCAGCGCGCCTACCAGGCCATGCACGGCATCCACTTCGACGGGATGCAGTTCCGCAGCGACATCGGCTACAGGGCGATCAAACGGTGA
- the rng gene encoding ribonuclease G: MQDILINWSPQETRVAIVESGAVQELHVERALERGLVGNIYTGKVARVLPGMQSAFIDIGLDRAAFLHVADVWQRGSHGEGGNAAPVPIEKLVFEGQSLTVQVIKDPIGTKGARLSTQISIAGRLLVFLPQDDHIGISQKIGSPELREQLRARMAALVGDEGGGFILRTNAEDATDEELAADIAYLRKTWAAIRQASFRSPPGTLLHQDLNLVQRVLRDMVTDETQSVRIDSLSQYEALLAFGNEYTPSAVQKLQLYRGERPIFDLFNIDQEIEKALGRRVDLKSGGYLIIDQTEALTTIDVNTGGFVGARNFDDTIFKTNLEAAQAIARQLRLRNLGGIIIIDFIDMMREDHQEAVLAELRKQLSRDRVKMTVSGFTQLGLVEMTRKRTRESLAQMLCEPCPTCGGKGNVKTPRTVCYDILREIVREARQFNPKEFRVIASAAVVEMLLDEESTHLAACSDFIGKPISLRAEPTMSPEQYDIVLL, from the coding sequence ATGCAGGACATCCTCATCAATTGGTCCCCCCAGGAGACCCGGGTCGCGATCGTCGAGAGTGGTGCCGTGCAGGAGCTGCACGTCGAGCGTGCGCTGGAGCGCGGGCTGGTCGGCAACATCTACACCGGCAAGGTGGCGCGCGTGCTGCCCGGCATGCAGTCGGCCTTCATCGACATCGGGCTGGACCGCGCCGCGTTCCTGCACGTGGCCGACGTCTGGCAGCGCGGCAGCCACGGCGAGGGCGGCAATGCCGCGCCGGTGCCGATCGAGAAGCTGGTGTTCGAGGGGCAGTCGCTCACCGTGCAGGTGATCAAGGACCCGATCGGCACCAAGGGGGCGCGGCTGTCCACCCAGATCAGCATCGCCGGCCGGCTGCTGGTGTTCCTGCCGCAGGACGACCACATCGGCATCTCGCAGAAGATCGGCTCGCCGGAGCTGCGCGAGCAGCTGCGCGCGCGCATGGCCGCGCTGGTCGGCGACGAGGGGGGAGGCTTCATCCTGCGCACCAATGCCGAGGACGCGACCGACGAGGAGCTCGCCGCCGACATCGCCTACCTGCGCAAGACCTGGGCCGCGATCCGCCAGGCCAGCTTCCGCAGTCCGCCCGGCACGCTGCTGCACCAGGACCTGAACCTGGTCCAGCGGGTGCTGCGCGACATGGTCACCGACGAGACCCAGTCGGTGCGCATCGACTCGCTCAGCCAGTACGAGGCGCTGCTCGCCTTCGGCAACGAATACACCCCGAGCGCGGTGCAGAAGCTGCAGCTGTACCGCGGCGAGCGCCCGATCTTCGACCTGTTCAACATCGACCAGGAGATCGAGAAGGCGCTGGGCCGGCGCGTGGACCTCAAGTCCGGCGGCTACCTGATCATCGACCAGACCGAGGCGCTGACCACCATCGACGTCAACACCGGCGGCTTCGTCGGCGCACGCAACTTCGACGACACCATCTTCAAGACCAACCTGGAGGCGGCGCAGGCCATCGCCCGCCAGCTGCGGCTGCGCAACCTGGGCGGCATCATCATCATCGACTTCATCGACATGATGCGCGAGGACCACCAGGAGGCGGTGCTCGCCGAGCTGCGCAAGCAGCTCTCGCGCGACCGGGTCAAGATGACGGTCAGCGGCTTCACGCAGCTCGGGCTGGTCGAGATGACGCGCAAGCGCACCCGCGAGTCGCTGGCGCAGATGCTGTGCGAGCCTTGTCCCACCTGCGGCGGCAAGGGCAACGTCAAGACGCCGCGCACGGTGTGCTACGACATCCTGCGCGAGATCGTGCGCGAGGCGCGCCAGTTCAACCCGAAAGAGTTCCGCGTGATCGCCTCGGCCGCGGTGGTGGAGATGCTGCTCGACGAGGAGAGCACCCACCTGGCGGCCTGTTCCGACTTCATCGGCAAGCCGATCTCGCTGCGGGCCGAGCCGACCATGTCGCCCGAGCAGTACGACATCGTGCTGTTGTGA
- the nadD gene encoding nicotinate-nucleotide adenylyltransferase, producing the protein MKRIGIFGGSFDPVHNAHLALGRLALQHLGLDELRWVPAGLPWQKSRQVTPGAQRLEMLRLALEGEPRFVIDTCELDRSGPSYTIDTLRALQAHEPAAAWFLVIGQDQYARLDTWREWPELLQRVTLAVAGRAGVPPQPPAALAAVSHRMVPLPLPPMAVSATEIRARVAQGQPVDALVPPPVARYIEQHRLYQA; encoded by the coding sequence TTGAAGCGCATAGGCATCTTCGGCGGCAGCTTCGATCCGGTGCACAACGCGCACCTGGCGCTCGGCCGCCTGGCGCTGCAGCACCTGGGCCTGGACGAGCTGCGCTGGGTGCCGGCCGGCCTGCCGTGGCAGAAGAGCCGCCAGGTCACGCCGGGTGCGCAGCGGCTGGAGATGCTGCGCCTGGCCCTCGAGGGCGAGCCGCGCTTCGTGATCGACACCTGCGAGCTGGACCGCAGCGGCCCGAGCTACACCATCGACACGCTGCGCGCGCTGCAGGCGCACGAGCCGGCGGCCGCATGGTTCCTCGTGATCGGGCAGGACCAGTACGCGCGCCTGGACACCTGGCGCGAGTGGCCCGAGCTGCTGCAGCGCGTCACGCTGGCCGTGGCCGGCCGCGCCGGCGTGCCGCCGCAGCCGCCCGCCGCACTGGCCGCGGTGTCGCACCGCATGGTGCCGCTGCCGCTGCCGCCGATGGCCGTGTCGGCCACCGAGATCCGCGCCCGCGTCGCGCAGGGCCAGCCGGTCGACGCGCTGGTTCCGCCGCCGGTCGCACGTTATATTGAGCAACACCGCCTGTATCAGGCATAA